The genomic DNA ATTAAGAAGTATGCTCTATTTCAGCTGCAACCACATAAATAGACTGTGTTGTATCCTTTCAGAGTTGGGAAGGGTGCTCCctattcatttttctttcaatgTAAAGAAACAGACACATGTAACAACCTAGTTAACCTAAGCACGAGGCAGCATTCCTAACCATCTCTCAATGCTGACTTTTCAGAGTTAATCCACTGCCCAGTGGGAGTTAACAATGTGGTTCTCTCAGTTATTTGATAGCTTTACTTCTGTTAACACCAGGGGTGGATtctaactaattacatttactcagattactgtactttttgatatattttgaaatcagtccTTTTACTTCCACCTATAAGTAAGTTTTAACTAGAGTTGCTGTACTTTACTTGTGTATAATACTCGtgaactttttccacctctgtcgACTACACAGTAGAGAATAATTCCACATCACATTCCAACAACCTTGGACACAGAAAAACTGGAGTGTTCAACATTTCAGGGTTGATTTAACTccaaatgtgtcattttaactccattctgagtatAATGGCCATCAGTGTTTAAGTTATTTCACAGTGTTGATTTACCAGTGTTAGTTTACCTCTATAGAGTCAAACTGAGCTAAGCTCAGGCTGTGATGTGTTggcagagtttcccatcatgcccttgggcagagcgtttagatgtgttttatacaTGTTTAGTTGTATTCAGATGTTGcgtgttgtacagtgatccctgttGAGGTTCTTATAGTCATATTTCTGGTggcttgttgtttttgatgtgagacacatttgcaccatgagtgacgtTTCCACTGATCCTCTTGTAACGTGTTACTTtggtaaattttaaccagagtaactgtacttctATTAgagtacaatagttgtgtactttctccacctctgatAAACTCTGAAAATTGTCATGGATCATCTCACTTGACATATAAAGGATTGAGGAGTAAGGATTAAGTACCatcttaaaacacacacacacacctaggGTCCTTGCCTCTGTTAGGGCCCTTGTTGTTAGTCTAACTTTTCGCTCTGCTGACATACGTAGCAGCAGAGTAAACTATGTCTTGTATTGTTTTGTGTATGCTTCCAGTGCATCTTATCCTATAgcaaaaaatggtatttaaagTTGAAGTGATACCAGTGAGCTTAATCCAAATCTAATTCTCAAAGTTGTGATTAAAGTGAAAGATAATTTTAAGATATTTATAAGGGCTTGATTATTAAAAGTAACATAAATTACAGAAATCTATCAAACTGGGCTATAAATTACCCTTcagttttacttattttgctTTACAAATATATAGCTGACataggtggaaaaagtactgtttatttaaaattaacTAAAGTTTAAGGACATCACTGGTCTATGATTCTTctcaagtaaaagcaaaaagtaATATAAAATGGAGTGCTGGATtgcacttaaaaatgtaaatatgatcTTTCCATTCTGTGGAATATGATTTTTTTGACCTTCAAACGCTTTTTAAAACAGGAGACTATGAATATCTACATTGTTTGATTAATAGCACTCCTTCATAATAAGTAGCAACAATTCAACTGAATTTTTTTACGTAACTTGGACTCCTTCCCTAGGTGGGCTATATAGTAACTGACTTGGGGACAAAAAACTACCAAATCCCTCTACTTAACAGAGAGGTCCCCCTTTTCCCGTCttagtttctgtgtttttactcgGTAAAAAATGCAATGTAAATGCAGAAGAGttatattctttatttcataacgTACCTAAAGAAGTTAATGTGCACAAGTTCATTTGGTGTGTCAAAGGTGAGAATTGAAGATACGGACGAAGTCGAGGAAGACGAGTCTTACCATTTCCCAGCGTCTTTAAATACATCTTTTCCAACAGCACTTCCGCAACTGCAGGAAGTGACGACACAGGTAGCAAGTCGTCTGTTTCTTCGTGTGGTTACAGCTTTGTAAGtgttgatgcttttttttaacgATTTACTCAACGCTCGTAATGTACATTCCCGTTGACGCCAACAAATGTAGATTGTTTTCATTATTGTGACCGGATATTGCGACCAGGGGGGCGAAATAGTTGTTTTGGATCCTTAATATTGGTGTTTGTCTAAGTTAGCATGCTAGCGCTGTTGTAGCCGTTGAGACTAGCAGGCTTGTGTACCTTTATCAACAGGGATAACAGCGTATCTGTCTCATAATATGTGTTTCATtcgttaaaaaaataaacattgatTAATTTAATGTTGTCCATATTTTGTTTAAGTCTTTGAATATTTGATTTGTGAGAAAACTAAAAGTTATAGACACAATTGAAAATTGTTCATACAAGTAGCATAACATGTTGTCCGTCCGTCTCTTTAAGCTGGAACTATATATGTTATGTGATTTTAGTTTTCAGAAACTACCTTTAAAAGATATTTTACCTGTGGAAATATATTCTCCCGTTTTTGCTGATGAATTTAACCTGATAACTAAACCACTTATTTTTCGTTGAATTGTTTGCAGAGCATGcttggtttttttttataaccacTGGTGTTTTATATCAATTTGAGAAGTGCAAAGACTGCTGTAATGTTAGTGGGTGGCAGGTTGACTTCATGGTTGTGTTCTTGCCTTCCCACCCAGAAAGATCAGTCCTTAAAACTTCATGTTTATTACCTTCATGCATTGCCACTATAGAGCCATCCAAGATGACAACAGCTGCAAGACCAACATTCGAGCCAGCGAGAGGAGGTCGGGGTAAAGGAGAAGGGGATCTGAGTGCCCTGTCCAAGCAGTATTCAAGTCGAGATCTACCAGGTCACACCAAGATCAAGTACAGGTCAGTAGATGAATCATGGATTCCACGGAGACTTGCATCCTAAGCTGTGTTTTGGTGTATACTGTTTATGTCTTTGCCAGACACTGATTAACATCCAGTGTCAAACTCTGTGAACTGTTATTGCTGCATCTGCTTAGTAAGGCTGTAAATAAATGTTGAGGATATTAACTGTTTTATTCATTCCCTGCTTTTAGGCAACCAACCCAGGATGCCCCTGAGGAGGTGCGTGCCCGTGACTTCCGCAGGGAGCTGGAGGAGAGGGAGCGTGTAGCTGCACGTGAAAAGACCAGGGAAAGGGGGCCAAGAGGTTGCTTTTCTGCTGATAATACATTTAGTAATATTCCAAAGTGAAATATGTTACTAAATGGTCTTGATATAACAATAATGCATTGATTCCTGTTTTCAGAGCACACcacatcatcttcatcatcatcatcatcttctaAGAGGCCCAGACTGGATCAGATCCCAGCAGCCAACCTTGATGCAGATGACCCACTAACTGATGTGAGTGCTTTCTCTGCACGGCTGAGTGGACACTTAGACGTGATTAGTGTTGCCTAACAAAGTATGCTTGGTTTTTAATAGGATGATGAGGACGAGGACTCTGAGGAGGACAGTGACGACGATGACACTGCAGCTCTTCTGGCAGAGCTAGAGAAGATCAAGAAGGAGCGTGCTGAAGAGCAAGAGCGCAAAGTAAAGTATTGTTTCAGGCTGAAGTGTTTCTACATGCTCTCTGACCAGAGCAGCACAATTACATAATGAGGACATGATTTTATTGTTCAGAGGACAAATGTTACCTCTTTGTATTAAACACTTTCGCTGCTCATCTGTCCTAGGAGCGAGAGCAGAAGGCTGAAGAGGAGAGAATCCGCATGGAGAATATCTTGAGTGGAAATCCACTGATTAATTTGGCAGGGCAGCAGCAACAGGCAAACCAGAATCAGAATACTTTCAGGGTCAAGAGAAGGTATGCCATCATTCAAATAATGGTTAATGAGGTTAGAGAAAGGTAAGTGTTCTTCACTTCACACAGATGTCATGATTTAATTTGATCATATTTTTCTAGATGGGACGATGATGTTGTATTCAAGAATTGTGCCAAAGGAGTGGATGAAGCACGGAAAGAGAAACGCTTTGTCAATGACACGCTGCGCTCGGAGTTCCACAAGAAATTTATGgagaaatatgtaaaataaaggactttatcatcattattttaatcatttttatttcacttctttGTTACCTTTGCCAGTAATAGTTGATGTTATTCACGTGCATTGTGAATGAAAATGCATTGTTTGTACAAATAAAACCCAGAAATAATGTACATTTGTTTGAGTTGACTTAAATTGTTGCAGTAAAGCTTATAGAAATGTAGTCATAATTCAGCATCaagttgtctgtttttttttctttatttcaataAACATAAGTTTGTGTAAAAAGTGTGCAAGATTTTCTAAAAGAAATGTCAGTCATTATTTTATGATGACCTGCTTATCACTCCAAATCTAACTTTTTCTAATCTTTCTGCCTTGAAACTGGATTCATGTATTGCATATTTTTACTGAGCAAACTTTTCAGTggataattttgacttttaatatgGGCATGTAGATATAGTCTTTTCAGgaaagaaaacctcaaacaCTTCTGTACAAACCCATTTTCTGTAATACTTAGATGTCACACCAGGGGAGTAATGCACTAAATATCAATATCGCTAAGCTTTGCTTGTGGACACAGGGCAACTTTCAGATAGACGTGGTTTTGGCTctgttctggagtctcagaacctttgTGCTTTGTGGTTAACCAGCCCGTATTCACAGCAGTTTAAACCGGCACAGAGTGGGAGGATGTTACCCCATGATACCATGGCGGTTTCTTGTGTATTGATTTTTTGGTTCGCAATCTCttcagcttcacctggaattctgttgATGTCCAGATCGCAACCAATCATTTTGTCTCCTCAGCAAACCCCTATTTCTAGACCTTGAATATgacgcccactgatgatgtcatggtttgcgaggaaaaaaataaactattggttccagctgagaaaaagagcaaaaatatggtcaaaattgtcaaaatgggcagagggtggcaaaaaatgttgcagaaacgtggaaaaaaagaagttaGAAGATAGGCGAAAAGTGCTtatcagtggcaaaaatttgttgaggtggcaaaaatggggaaagatTTTTCCAAACACATTGCAAAAATTTGTTGAGAGttgcaaaaaaagcacaaaagacCAGCAAGAAcaagcaaaaaatgggtgaaaaagatGCAAATAAAGGGAGatgagtgggaaaaatgggcaaaaagcatcattcaagcagtgttaattttggcagctatttttttcattttaggcAGAGTAGCTACAGCTACATTGTCTTACTGATAGATTCACCCACACtggaaaaatatcacagattttgaatgtccgacaaaaactacacttcgtttttgtcagttgtagtcatcacagatctattttagttaatttttgtcatggaaaaaaagggtgTCAACgaaaatttttagtcatagttttagttgacaaaattaactcTGCGttcaagcagcaaaaaatgtgttaaaaaatgagaaagaggggaaaaagtaGCAATGTGTAGCATAAATtgtaacctggcacaccagatggatgtgtgacacatccatctggtaaaccactcatacacagcatttgggaaagggcagagcctttaaaaaatacttgaaGGGTGATTTTCATATCTTTATGCACCAGTTGGAGCAACAAAAGATGATTTAGTCGCTACTGAGCTGCACCCCTACTGAGGattaaactccatagagaactgcataacgtgaaccatggcgacagtagacatgtcagtacgcCGCTTTTGtcgtttatgaaaagaaaacaactcactgctgttctttgttcttttaacaaaaaaaaactgtcaagttctgataaaactgacgctttagcagcatccacactaatgtcttttgccataattgcaccggcctcttgttgctgcttgtttacgtcacaactctgccaagccagaaagtactgcccctcgacactgattggtcctgtcacttctaaccgggcccaaacggttcagacaggagcatggactgtagaaagaattggacaaaccctgtgtgacatctGCTCACAATAGGTAGACTCAAACTGCTCTGGAAGTCAATCTGCGGGGGCTttcatattgaaatcactgtctcagccaaactttggatcaacccaATGGCCCGCCCTctaagctcaacttcctgtcagctagctagctatcattctggttgacagaaacataccttctgcctgttgagctatctgtcaatcaaatgagacatgccAGTCAGTtggcagtgaggtttttcctaaatataatctaaacaatGGTGGTACGAACAAAAAAAcaccccccatacagtgagagcacatgaagacattagctaatgagacatgtttggttttttgaaccaggctgtaaaccagtttatttctagtgtaaaaaccagaTTTTTCACAGGTGTTCAGACAGGATTTCCGGTGTTCCTgaagccagcctcaagtggacactcgctgtattgcaatttttttgcacttccgcattggctttatttttcaggaccagTGGTTTGCTGCTTGGACAGgggctttgcaggatggattttccagtgagaaacacggaaacaggcatatccatctgctttgcaaggttacaaaaattggtgataagtggcaaaaaaaagacaaaatgggaAGAGAAGATTGCAAAAATTAGTCTACACCagagggcaaaaaatgggcaataaagggcaaaaatcagatgaaagtggcaaaaatgggataattgACTCCTGTTTAAACAGGGCAACAAAGGCAACAATGCCaataagtgacaaaagtgggaGATAAatggaaaatgggcaaaaaaaatcagaagtggcaaaaagcagtggcaaaaattaacataaagcagcaaaaatgggttaaaagtaccAACAAAAGTCATGGccaaattgggcaaaaagctagaaaatttgcaaaaattggttaaaagttgcaaaataagTTGCAATGATGAATAGACAATGTgttgaaatgtgtaaaaagtagcaaaaagagaTAATTCTGATATCAGAACCCAATATTAGCTTGACatactttttagctccaaaatgaggcaattgttagccaggatgctagcaccagtgctgaTGATCTAACACACATGTAttaatataatcaataaatcacaactggggagggtccgtatttttatttttcaggggcccagccaatctCTAGGGCAGGCCTGCTGGGAGATGCTGATGTAGTAAATGGATGTAGAAATTCAGAGACAGAATATTTGGGGGATTCTTTTATGTTGTTGcaaactatttaccaagtaatGCGTGGATATGTGCGACAACTTATAATTTCGATGCAAATCATACCTTGAATTTACCTTTGTTAACCACctgctataaaaacaaaatgtcctGAACACAGTCGAGGGCTCATGATCTACAAAAGCAGCCAGGATAGCTTTTGACACCAGAATCAGCCCGAAGGGGGCGCCATCTCCAACAATGATCTCCTTGTGACAGGATAGGGAGGCTGCTGGGAAAAGATGGCAGCTTCCTTTTGTAAATAGGGATTTGCTGTTCTTCGACGGGGCTTTTAAAGACTTTCCCCAGTTGATACACGGACCTCCAACGCACACTCGGGGTTCTTAGAATCACGTAGAACAGGAGAAGATGGAGAAAAGCGGGAGCGTCGACAGTTTGGGCTCGAAACGCTCCTCTTCTCGACAGCCAAGTGTTGATTCATTGTCCAGGTAGGCGAAACCCACCACAACACAGCACGTTTCAAGCTAGCGAAAagtttttaaacaaacagaGGGTGTTACATTTATGTGGTAGGTGTTTAAACGAACACGTTTTTGTTATAATGCAGTTATTGTAACACTTCAGAAATGACAGGGTAACCACAAATACTGCCATGAGATGAACTAACTGCCATGTAACGACCACCGACGTTGGCAGTAAATTAGGGCATCATTTAATGGCCGCTGTCATTGTCGCCCATTGTGCAGTTAAACCAACGACATGTATTAAATAAGGTTTGATAAACAAATCAAGTATCCATCTGTTGTCCAGTTATTAAGAGTAATGTAGAGATTATACACTTTCAGTCTGATGATGGTGCAAATACAAAATATCCACTTTAAGATTATTGACGATTTCAtgtatttgatgaaaaaataacGACAACGAcaacaaaatatattaatgaCAAGGCATAAACTATGCTGCTCATCACAACTGCTctccttttgtcattttttatgacAATTTGATTCACGATTGGTTAACATGTTTTAAACCTGTTGTAATTGCTCTTTTAGCTCGTAACAGACACACCTGCTCACTCTCTTTAGTGGTAAAGTTTCTTGAATCAGTACCCATAATGCATTGCTACTTCAGGGGATCTTCAaggtttttaaatcataaaatctgATATGCATGTCTTGAACTAAAAGGGTAATTTGTCAATTATTC from Cheilinus undulatus linkage group 12, ASM1832078v1, whole genome shotgun sequence includes the following:
- the cwc15 gene encoding protein CWC15 homolog, giving the protein MTTAARPTFEPARGGRGKGEGDLSALSKQYSSRDLPGHTKIKYRQPTQDAPEEVRARDFRRELEERERVAAREKTRERGPREHTTSSSSSSSSSKRPRLDQIPAANLDADDPLTDDDEDEDSEEDSDDDDTAALLAELEKIKKERAEEQERKEREQKAEEERIRMENILSGNPLINLAGQQQQANQNQNTFRVKRRWDDDVVFKNCAKGVDEARKEKRFVNDTLRSEFHKKFMEKYVK